Proteins co-encoded in one Pelobates fuscus isolate aPelFus1 chromosome 5, aPelFus1.pri, whole genome shotgun sequence genomic window:
- the ARL16 gene encoding ADP-ribosylation factor-like protein 16, whose amino-acid sequence MCLLLGAPGVGKTLLMKRLHKITSKDTEDLSDVPPTQPTVGTNLTDLTIHRTRVTVREVGGSMGPIWSSYYKDCKSVLFVVDAANPFQVSASCIQLLSVLSSPLLVTASVLIIFNKMDLASSMSLVEMKSLFRMDDIISCAKQPITILEISALDGTGLQGILQWLHSSSDSKN is encoded by the exons ATGTGTCTCCTTCTAGGGGCCCCTGGTGTTGGAAAGACCTTGCTAATGAAGAGGCTTCAC aaaattacctCTAAAGACACAGAGGACCTGTCTGATGTACCTCCCACCCAACCCAca GTTGGTACCAACTTGACTGACCTAACCATTCATCGGACACGGGTGACAGTGCGTGAGGTGGGCGGATCCATGGGACCTATCTGGTCCAGTTATTACAAGGACTGCAAATCTGTGCTG TTTGTCGTGGACGCTGCTAACCCATTCCAGGTGTCTGCATCCTGTATCCAGCTCTTGTCTGTGCTTTCATCTCCTCTGCTGGTCACTGCGTCGGTGCTTatcattttcaataaaat GGACCTAGCAAGCTCCATGTCTCTGGTGGAAATGAAATCACTGTTCAGAATGGATGACATCATTTCCTGTGCAAAGCAGCCAATCACTATACTGGAAATAAGTGCCCTCGATGGCACTGGACTCCAAGGAATTCTACAATGGCTGCACTCCTCCAGTGATTCCAAGAACTGA